The DNA segment TGCAGCAGGACTTCCCCCTCCGCATCAAACGCGTCGAGTTCGGGCGTCCACCAGGCCTCGGGCGAGGCCCAGAACGAATCCAAACGGCTCGAGTCATTCACAGCCGCGCCGCCGGAGCGCTGGATCTGGCTGGAGTCATTGCGCGAATCGGCACCTCGGTTGTCGTCGAAGGTCTCGAACCTGCCAGCCGGCTGCACTTCGCCCCTGTCGGACGGCTGTCCCTGGTCCGACTGGCCTCCCCCGCTCGAACCGCCATAGCGCGCCAGTTCCAGTTCCATACCATCAATATTGTGCGGAATGCCCGAATCGAATCCGATCACCATGTCGACAATCCCAGCAGCCAAGTGTCCGGCCGCGCCCGCGTCGATCGACGGCGATCCGGCAGGAATCATGCCGGCCAATTGTTGCAGCGCCGCGGGTTGCGCCGGCAGTCCGCCTGGTTGTGTGGATCCGAACGGCGTTAGGGACAACGATCCGTTGGCGTTAAAACCCGTGTCGATCGCCACACCCAGCGCGAACGGCCCCAGTTCGACGCCCGAGGACGTGTACAGGTCGAAGCCGGTCAAGCCGGCCTGCACGGTGACCGCGACGGATTCCGTCGCGCTCAGCCCTTGGCCGCCGACTTCGGTGGCGCGTACGGGAATGTTCGTCGTGCCGGTTGCAAAGTTGGCCGGGACACTCCAGGTGATTAATCCCGTCTGCGGATTGATCACAGCCCCCTGCGGCGCGCCAGGATCAAGACTATAGACAAGTTGTTGCGCGGGGAGGTCCGGGTCTTGGGCCGTCACTTGGATTTGGGACGAGGTCCCGGTTTTCACCGTGATCGCGCCTGGCGGGGTGAACACCGGAGGCGAATCGACTTCGTTCACCGTCACCTGAAACGATTCGGTGGCCGCCAAGCCGCTATCGCCGGTCGCCTTCAGCAGAATCGTGTAAACGCCAGGTCCCTGTGCTTCGCTCGGCGTCCAGGTGAACACGCCATCAGTGGTCACCAGCGTACCAGGCCCGGGCGACGTGCCCGTCGAGGCAACCGCGGCTCCTGCCGGCGCAGCCCCGGCAATGCTCAACGTCACCTGACCAGGATCCGTGATCGAGTAGGGGACCGAGAGCGTTGTCTGCTCATCGACCGTTTGATCCGGAATCGGCGCGAACACTGGGGGCGCTGTAACCAGGATATTGATGGGGCCCGAGGAAGCCGTCTGCCCACTGGCATCGCTAACATTGATTGTGATCTGGTGCAGACCCGCGGCATCGGCGGCCGTGGGAGTCCAAGTGAACTGACCGGTCTGCGGATCAATGGTCGCATCCTGCGGCGCTCCTTGCGCCAGGCTATATGTCAGCGGCGTGTCGATGCTGGTTACAGTGGGAGAGATGACCAGTGTGTCGCCCTGGTTCACCGATTGATCCGCGATGGCAGCAAACTGCGGTGGCCCGTCGACGCCGACAGAAAGCGTCTTTTGCGATGTATTGCCGGCCGGATCCGTGACGACGACCGTGACCTGTTGGAATCCAACTTGCCCGCTGGTAGGTGCCCATGTCAAAACGCCCGAACCGGGACCAATCTGCAAACCCGAGGGGGCCGACCCTAGGCTGAACAGGGCCCCGTTATCATTGCTCGTAACGGTCGAGGCGTAGGGCGCGCCGACAGTGGCATCGGGCAGCATGCCCGAGGTGATTTGCGGGGCCGTGGTATCGATGACCACACTTGCCGCGGCCGATTGTGGACTGGCAAAACCCGCCAACGTTTGCATCGCGGCGATTGCATGCGTCCCTTCCGACAGCGGCACCGAATTCGTGATCGTCACGCTGGATCCGTTGGCCGTCGCCGAGCCAATTACGGCGTTGTTATGGTTGGTGTCGATCAGTTGCACCGTTGCACCGGATTGTACGCCCGAGACCGTCAATCCGAGCGTGGTCAGATTCGTCAGTTGATCCGAGTGGCTGGCGCCGCTGTCGAATTGCGACGGGAGGACAGGCGCCAAGGGCGCGGCAAGCGTCAACGTCATGCCGAAATTGGCGCTGCCGGACGCTTGACCGTTGGTCACCGTCACGGATTGAGACGCGGGCGTCGTCAGGGTCCAATTCGGCGGCGGCAGCGCGCGGATTACCGCGGTGCCATCGGGCACATTCTGCAATGTGTATTGGCCGCTGGCGTTGGTCGCCGTCGAGGTCTCACCCGGATCGAGTTGTCCATTGTTGTTGGAGTCGAGATAAACGGTAACATTTGGCGCGCCTTGGTCGCCGGCGTCTTGCGTCCCGTTATCATTCAGGTCGCCATAAACCGTACCGCCGACGGTGGGAACCGTGACGTTGACGCTATTCAGGATCACCAGATTATTGATCGTGATAGGCGCTGGCGACGCCAGGTTGAAATTCGAAAGGGGCGTCGACGCCAGGCTTGCCACGGTCGACTGGTCGGCAGATGACAGATTGTCATACACGTTGCTGATGTAGCCCGACGTGTCGGACCCCGCCAGATCATTCAAGGTCGACAGCTGATCAATCTGCGTGACGATGCTCAGGCCGTTGCCGAGCAGTTGACCGAACACGGCGTAGCCCACTCCCTGCTGCTGCGCGGGGCTGAGCGCCGTGGAATTATCGCTGACGTTGAAGAACCACTCACTGGTGCCGCTGTCGGCGACAGGCGTGCCATTGCTGTCGCTGGTCAGCGCCATGGCGAGCGTACCCGGCGAATCAGGCAAGGTTGAGGAATACTCGTTCGGAAGTGAGCTCTGATGGCTCGTGTCGATATGGGTCGGTCCGTTGACCGGAGAATAGATTGAAAAGGGGGCGCCGGCCGCGCTGAAGCCGCCTCCCTGCACAATCTGAAACGCCGACGCCGTAGCGCTGGCGGCGTCGTCGACGATGCGATGAAAGAACGTATTGTCGTATGCGCCGCTGTTGACGTAATTCAGAAAGTTCGCCACCGTCTGTGGCGCGGCGCTATTGAAGAGCTCGACCTGAAACGATTCTGGCTGACCAGCCACAGTCACATTGAACGTGACCACAGTATCACCGGGGGTCACCGACAACATCAACCGCGCATCGAGCGGCTCGAACCGCAGCATGCGGTGGTGCAAAGCACTGCGGTGCCAATCGTGGCGGTGCCGGTCCTGATGGTGCACACTCGTATGAGTTGCACTGGGTAATCGTCTTCGATAGTTCTGCATAACAAGGGGCGCTCGTCGCGATCGTCAAAGCGCGATTATCAAAACAATGTTGGCCCGGCGCCGCCCGAAACGCGCGCTAGGACGGCACCGAGCGATGTCATCCCCACACTCCAGTAGACTCGACGGCAGCATCCATAGCAATCAAAAACGAGCTCCCTTTCTCGTCCCCTTGTAGACATGTTCGAATACCGCCAGACATCACGGTACTTGCCGCGGCGGACCACCATACTGAGCCCTTGTTGATCTCGGCAAAGTGGGTAGTCGCTAATGGCAAATCTGAAGATTTTGCAACACCGAAGGTAGCGACCAGTTCGGCGACGCTCGCGAACGCCCGGCTTGCGTCAGTTGGCTCTCTGCGCGCGCCAGGCGCGGAGTTCGCCAATCACGGGCTCGTACGTCGCGCCGATGGCCGTGATCGTGAAGCGACGCGAGCTTGCGCCGGTTTCATCGATCGCGATTTGCAATCGCGAGTCCGGCAAGCACCGGGCAATGCGCTCGGCCCATTCGATGAATACGATCGCATCGCTCGCGAAGAGTTCTTCTCCGCCTAGCGCCAAAAACTCGTCCTCGTCGCGCATGCGGTAAGCATCCACATGCACGATGCGGCGCGTGCCCTGGTATTCTTGCACTAGCACAAACGTCGGACTCACAGGTACGCCAGCTGCCACGCCACTGGCTGCGGCGATGGCTTGCACCAATCGCGTTTTGCCGGCACCCAATGTCCCTTGCAGAGCAACCATTGTGCCGTCGGGCAAACTCTCGGCCAGCGCGCAACCCAACGCCACGGTCGCTGCTTCGTCTGGGGCGTCGATCACAACCTGCTGCATGGTAGTACGCAAGAGTCGAGGGTCCAGATTTAATGTTGAAAGCCGTGCGGGACCAGCGGCGTTTGCTTGCCGTCTACGTCAAGCTGCCACAAACCTGCGGCCTCGACGAACTCGCCGATGGCCGTCAGCGGCACGCCTAGCGGCTGGTCCGCCAGCATCCGCCGCGCCGACCCCGGTGGCACTGCTAATACCAGCTCGAAGTCCTCGCCATCACCCAGGGCGTGCGCCAGCGGCGCTACGCCATCGCGCCGCGCAAGCTCTTCAGCGGCCGGGTTGATCGGTATCGCATCCAGCCGCAATTGTGCGCCGCAGCCACTTTCGGCCGCCAGCCGCGACAAGTCGAGCGACAGTCCGTCGCTTACGTCGATCCCTGCATGTAGATCATAACGGTCGTGCAGTAGCAGGGCTTCGCGTACGCGCGGTTCAAAGTCAAATTGATGCCCAAGAATGCTGCCGCCGAACGAACCGGTGACAATGACCACGTCCCCCGGTTTGGCCCCCTTACGACGTAATGGCCCTCGTAGCGTGGGCTCGCCCAGGATTGTCACGCTGATCACCAGCGGACCATCCCAACTGTTTGTATCTCCTCCGGCAAAAGCCACGTCGAACTGCTCGGCCAGCGGAATCATCCCTTCGGCCAACTCCTGGGCCAGTCGCAAGCCGTCGGTGCGGGGCAATACCACTCCCACGACCACGGCCAGCGGCCGCCCGGCCATGGCGGCCATGTCGCTGAGATTCACCGCCAGGGCCTTGCGGCCGATGCGCCGCGCATCGACTTCGTCGACACGAAAATCGACACCGTCGGTCAACACATCCACCGAAACGAGCAGTTTGCCACCGGACGCCATCTGCACCAGTGCTGCATCGTCTCCGACGCCGACAGCTAGCCGCTCGTGTCGCGGCAAGCGATCTCGCAACCAGGCGATGAATTCGGATTCCATACGCGGTGCAAACGGAGACCAGTGGGAGAAATGGCGCACGGCCAATGGACAAACAAAGATGCGATCGCACCGCCATGAACATTCGAGCAGCGTGAGCGCCGGCAGCCCATTATGAGTCAGAAGCGACCAATCACCAAGCGGCGCGGAGGAGATTGCGTGCTTCCCGTGCTACAGAAGCGATTGATATCGCCTGATGAGGGAATGTGTCATCCGGCCGCCTGGCCACCGGCGTTTGCCGCTGCCATGTCGAGTGTAACACGGCTCGTGCCAGGCTGCGGTCTAAGGAATGCGCCGCTGGGCAACGGTCAGCTGACCCGACAGCGTCTCGTTGCCGCGAACGATATAGAATTTCAGTGGCTCCAACCGACTGAATTCCGGACGTGCCAACACATAGGACACGTGGTCCATCTTGGTGGTCTCCCACTTGTGCATGCCGACCAGAATGTCGCCGCGACGAATCCCCTGCCGCGCGGCGGGACTATCTGCCCGAACTGCCGATACGTTCAACCCGCCGCGATAGCGGGTCCCCAAGCGACTGAACTGCGATTCCGGCATGGGCGACAATTTCATGCCCAACAGCTCCCAGGCTGAGTCATCCGTTCGCTGACGTTCCGGCAGCGTGGCCAGCGCGAGTTTAAACTCCAACGGCTGCTGATTACGCTCTAAATTCAACGGCACCTCGTCCCCTGCTTTATGCTCCAACAGAGCCCGCTCGAGATCAACCTGTCGCGCAACCGTATGGCCATCGACACTCTTGATCAGATCTCCGGACTGCAAACCCAGGGTAGCCGCGGGGCTGTCGTCGTCGACTTCCGCGATCAGCAGGCCGCCTTCGTGCGGTTTCGCTACCACGCCATGCCAGGTTTTCTTCAGTCGCCGTGTGCTCAACAGGTCGGCCGCGATCGTCATCACGTTATCGACCGGGATCGTAAACCCGATCAACTGGGCGCCCGCGCGAACGGCCACGTTCACCCCGATCATCTCTCCATCGATATTCAACAGCGGTCCGCCGGAGTTGCCGGGGTTGATCGCGGCATCGGTCTGGATGAGATCGTCGTAGCCTTGCATATCGCTTACCTGGACCGAGCGGTGCAGTGCGCTGATGATGCCGTGCGTGACAGTATGCGAGTAGCCATAGGCGTTACCCACGGCGATCACGGTTTCGCCAATCATCAGGTCGGCGGAAGAACCGATGGGTATCACGGTCAGTGGCCGACCGGTGTCGATCCGAATGATTGCCAGGTCGGTCGCAGGGTCGCTGGAGAGTAACTTCGCGATGTACGTCGTCTCGTCGGACATTGTCACCTGGATCTTCGGCACCCCATCCACCACGTGATGGTTCGTGACGATATAGCCACGCTCGTCTATGACGACGCCGGTTCCCATGCCGTTCACGCGGCGCAGATTCTCGGGCTGGCCGGCCTTGGTATCGTCGACCGGAACACTTTTTTCGCCGTGAATGTTCACGATCGCAGCGCGAGCGCGGTTCACCGCTTGGACAATCGGCGAACGACGGGCATCCGTGGCAGAGGCCGAGGTCGCTTGGCCAAGGAGCAATGCCCCGACCAGTCCAACCCCAAGCACGCGCACAGGCCAGCACGAGCGAGAAAATCGATGATGCATGGAAAGTCGATCGTGGGTCAGGAGGCGGTTAAGGCGCGGGCCGCGGACGGCTCCAGGGGCGCTTCAGCTCAGCCGCTGTCGGGATGGCGGTGAACCTATGGAAGCTAAATCGGAACGACCGCTAACTTCGCTCCAGGTGGGCAGGCCGCAACCACTACACTCTTCCTAGTCTCGCGCGGCCAACGTCGCCGCGACGTCCTTGACGGCCCGCGAAGCCACAATCTCACCCGAGAATGCCTGTCCCACCCCCTAATTCGCAGGCATAAGCAGGCGTAAATGGTTGACAGGCAGCGCGGCGCTCAATTAGACTCCTCCGTTTTACTTAAGCGTTTATCTGCCGACGGGTTGTGATGGGCATGCCGACTCCCAGGTCGGGTGCGCAACGGCGGAACTCGTCGAGGTTTTCCCCAGGCTGGGGGCCATACTTCAGCCGGGATTATGCTGGCTGACAGCATGAATCTGTCGGTAGGGTGATGGCCGTCGAGGATGGGCCATGCCAGTATGGAGAGGGCGAGCACGCCGCCACCATGGTGCGGCCCACGGGTCCAGACCACCAACGACGGTGGCCAACATGAGCTTGGAGGGGTAAGCACAGTTGCCGGCCGCAACGCTGCCGTGCGACTGGCGATTGCGGGACCGGGAAGGCTCCCCTTGTACAAAAAGCGAAGATGTCTAGATTAACCGTTTCTTAATCTTTTTTTCTTTTCGGTCGCGCATGTGGCCCGACCGACTCGCAGGCGTGAGGGGACCGTGAAGAAAATCTTGACATGGGTTGCGACCGTGGCTGCCGCCGGGGCACGTTTCGGCCACGGCCAGCCTATCGAGCCCTCCTGAGTTGGGGATCCCCCGCAACGTTTCGAGTGTACGTCCTGGAATTTGGTAACAGTGTCGCCGTGTTGAGTTGCGGCGCCGTTTGATCGCACATAACCGAACACGTCCAAGTCAATCACAGTACCGGAGACAAGCCGTGACATCGTTTCGCATTTTACCCACAATCGCGATTCGCCTGCTTCTCGCCTCGGCGGCGATATTCCTGTTGGGCTCGACTGCAATGGCGGGCGAAGCCGATTTGGCAATTCCCGATTTGAGCTTAGGTAGCTTCACGATTGCTGGGCAAAAGATCGACGCCTGGAGCCTGCTGTTTTACGGATCGTTCGTCATCGTGGGCACGCTAGGAATTAGTTTGTTCCTGCGGAGCCAAATCAAGAATCTACCCGCGCACGAATCGATGCTGGGTATCTCCGAGATCATCTTTCAGACCTGCAAGACCTACCTGATTCAGCAGGGCAAGTTTTTGATGATGCTATTCGCCATCATCTCGGTGGCAATGATGTATTATTTCGTGGGCTTGCAGCATAAAACCGTCGGGACCGCGCTCACGGTGCTGGCCTTCGCCCTGGTCGGCATCGTGGGATCGTACTGGGTGGCCTGGTACGGAATCCGTGTCAATACGTACGCTAACTCCCGCACCGCGTTCGCGTCGTTGCGTGGCGAGCCGTGGGATGTGGTGAGCATTCCGCTTCGTGCCGGCATGTCGATCGGATTGTTCTTGATCTCGCTTGAACTTGTGATGATGGTCATCATCTTGTTGTTCGTGCCGCGCGAAATCGTCGGCATCTGCTTCTTGGGATTTGCCATCGGCGAGTCGCTGGGGGCCTCGGCACTGCGAATCGCCGGCGGTATTTTCACCAAGATCGCCGACATCGGTGCTGACTTGATGAAAATCGTCTTCAACGTCAAGGAAGACGATCCGCGTAACCCGGGCGTGATCGCGGACTGCACCGGCGACAACGCCGGTGACTCAGTCGGTCCGACGGCCGACGGTTTCGAGACCTATGGCGTAACGGGCGTGGCCTTGATTTCGTTCATTGTGCTCGCCATTCCCGAGGAACGCTCAGACCTGCAGGCCAAGTTGATTGTCTGGATTTTTGCCATGCGGTTCTTGATGGACTTCATGTCGGGCGTGTCGTACTTCATTAATCAGACGATTTCCGAGAAGCAATACCGCGGTCTCAAGGAATTCGACTTCGAAGTGCCGCTGACGCGTTTGATCTGGATTGCCGC comes from the Pirellulales bacterium genome and includes:
- a CDS encoding peptidylprolyl isomerase, coding for MLRFEPLDARLMLSVTPGDTVVTFNVTVAGQPESFQVELFNSAAPQTVANFLNYVNSGAYDNTFFHRIVDDAASATASAFQIVQGGGFSAAGAPFSIYSPVNGPTHIDTSHQSSLPNEYSSTLPDSPGTLAMALTSDSNGTPVADSGTSEWFFNVSDNSTALSPAQQQGVGYAVFGQLLGNGLSIVTQIDQLSTLNDLAGSDTSGYISNVYDNLSSADQSTVASLASTPLSNFNLASPAPITINNLVILNSVNVTVPTVGGTVYGDLNDNGTQDAGDQGAPNVTVYLDSNNNGQLDPGETSTATNASGQYTLQNVPDGTAVIRALPPPNWTLTTPASQSVTVTNGQASGSANFGMTLTLAAPLAPVLPSQFDSGASHSDQLTNLTTLGLTVSGVQSGATVQLIDTNHNNAVIGSATANGSSVTITNSVPLSEGTHAIAAMQTLAGFASPQSAAASVVIDTTAPQITSGMLPDATVGAPYASTVTSNDNGALFSLGSAPSGLQIGPGSGVLTWAPTSGQVGFQQVTVVVTDPAGNTSQKTLSVGVDGPPQFAAIADQSVNQGDTLVISPTVTSIDTPLTYSLAQGAPQDATIDPQTGQFTWTPTAADAAGLHQITINVSDASGQTASSGPINILVTAPPVFAPIPDQTVDEQTTLSVPYSITDPGQVTLSIAGAAPAGAAVASTGTSPGPGTLVTTDGVFTWTPSEAQGPGVYTILLKATGDSGLAATESFQVTVNEVDSPPVFTPPGAITVKTGTSSQIQVTAQDPDLPAQQLVYSLDPGAPQGAVINPQTGLITWSVPANFATGTTNIPVRATEVGGQGLSATESVAVTVQAGLTGFDLYTSSGVELGPFALGVAIDTGFNANGSLSLTPFGSTQPGGLPAQPAALQQLAGMIPAGSPSIDAGAAGHLAAGIVDMVIGFDSGIPHNIDGMELELARYGGSSGGGQSDQGQPSDRGEVQPAGRFETFDDNRGADSRNDSSQIQRSGGAAVNDSSRLDSFWASPEAWWTPELDAFDAEGEVLLQGDATASSNDSPQPAVAAEPANDARISQQAAAVAAILALPLLGQRPGQLAREQQTRNKRAAEQKRRPR
- the tsaE gene encoding tRNA (adenosine(37)-N6)-threonylcarbamoyltransferase complex ATPase subunit type 1 TsaE; translation: MRTTMQQVVIDAPDEAATVALGCALAESLPDGTMVALQGTLGAGKTRLVQAIAAASGVAAGVPVSPTFVLVQEYQGTRRIVHVDAYRMRDEDEFLALGGEELFASDAIVFIEWAERIARCLPDSRLQIAIDETGASSRRFTITAIGATYEPVIGELRAWRAQRAN
- the thiL gene encoding thiamine-phosphate kinase, translating into MESEFIAWLRDRLPRHERLAVGVGDDAALVQMASGGKLLVSVDVLTDGVDFRVDEVDARRIGRKALAVNLSDMAAMAGRPLAVVVGVVLPRTDGLRLAQELAEGMIPLAEQFDVAFAGGDTNSWDGPLVISVTILGEPTLRGPLRRKGAKPGDVVIVTGSFGGSILGHQFDFEPRVREALLLHDRYDLHAGIDVSDGLSLDLSRLAAESGCGAQLRLDAIPINPAAEELARRDGVAPLAHALGDGEDFELVLAVPPGSARRMLADQPLGVPLTAIGEFVEAAGLWQLDVDGKQTPLVPHGFQH
- a CDS encoding trypsin-like peptidase domain-containing protein, with the protein product MHHRFSRSCWPVRVLGVGLVGALLLGQATSASATDARRSPIVQAVNRARAAIVNIHGEKSVPVDDTKAGQPENLRRVNGMGTGVVIDERGYIVTNHHVVDGVPKIQVTMSDETTYIAKLLSSDPATDLAIIRIDTGRPLTVIPIGSSADLMIGETVIAVGNAYGYSHTVTHGIISALHRSVQVSDMQGYDDLIQTDAAINPGNSGGPLLNIDGEMIGVNVAVRAGAQLIGFTIPVDNVMTIAADLLSTRRLKKTWHGVVAKPHEGGLLIAEVDDDSPAATLGLQSGDLIKSVDGHTVARQVDLERALLEHKAGDEVPLNLERNQQPLEFKLALATLPERQRTDDSAWELLGMKLSPMPESQFSRLGTRYRGGLNVSAVRADSPAARQGIRRGDILVGMHKWETTKMDHVSYVLARPEFSRLEPLKFYIVRGNETLSGQLTVAQRRIP